One stretch of Fictibacillus sp. b24 DNA includes these proteins:
- a CDS encoding GNAT family N-acetyltransferase → MTNKSVEITELNAENWYECCSLEVEENQASHIEPNAVSIAQSKFEPNLKPYSIRYGGETVGFLMFNTVEEELDGYWIYRIMIDKNHQQKGIGKTAAQLMIDEMKTKLNAKRIVVGYHPENTGAHELYRSLGFVDNGDRFGKEMAVVLEV, encoded by the coding sequence ATGACAAACAAATCTGTAGAAATCACAGAATTAAACGCAGAAAATTGGTACGAATGCTGTTCATTAGAAGTTGAAGAAAATCAAGCGAGTCATATTGAACCTAATGCTGTTTCAATCGCACAATCAAAATTCGAGCCGAACTTAAAGCCTTATAGCATCCGTTATGGTGGCGAAACAGTAGGATTCCTTATGTTCAATACTGTGGAAGAAGAGCTCGATGGCTATTGGATCTACCGCATTATGATCGATAAGAACCACCAGCAAAAAGGTATTGGAAAAACGGCTGCACAGTTAATGATTGATGAAATGAAAACGAAGCTGAATGCTAAAAGAATTGTTGTTGGATATCACCCTGAAAATACAGGCGCTCACGAGTTGTATAGAAGTTTAGGATTTGTCGATAACGGAGACCGATTCGGAAAAGAAATGGCTGTTGTGCTTGAGGTTTAA
- a CDS encoding L-lactate MFS transporter, protein MRKTKNRWLIALSAVGIHISIGSVYAWSNFTNPLIEKFGWSASQVQMTFSIAILFLGLSAAFLGHFVEKHGPRKAGLLAAIFFGLGIAGSGIAVNLGSLTMLYIFYGVLGGIGLGVGYIAPVSTLIKWFPDRRGLATGLAIMGFGFAAAISSPIMDALIKSVGVANTFFILGIAYFAVMTLSSLYLEKPEEGWLPAGFKENVESGKVKIKKDLSQLTANEAVKTRRFYYLWIMLFINVTCGIAILSAAKPLAEESIGLTTAEAAALVGVLGLFNGFGRIGWASVSDYIGRPNTYTTFFVLQIALFFFLPQTSSSILFQVMLAVVYTCYGGGFASIPAFIGDLFGTKQVGAIHGYILTAWAAAGLAGPLFAAWIKDTTGSYANSLTFFSGLFVVALVVSILVRFDMKRLEAKQEKSVA, encoded by the coding sequence CATTGATTGAAAAGTTCGGATGGTCCGCTTCACAAGTACAGATGACGTTCAGTATTGCAATTTTATTCTTAGGTTTATCGGCCGCCTTTCTAGGTCACTTTGTTGAAAAACATGGTCCAAGAAAAGCTGGTTTACTCGCAGCCATTTTCTTTGGACTTGGTATCGCGGGATCAGGAATAGCAGTCAACTTAGGCTCATTAACGATGCTGTACATATTTTATGGAGTGCTCGGCGGTATTGGTCTTGGTGTTGGTTATATCGCTCCCGTTTCCACACTTATAAAATGGTTCCCCGATCGACGTGGTTTAGCGACTGGACTTGCTATCATGGGGTTTGGGTTCGCAGCAGCAATCAGTTCTCCGATCATGGATGCATTGATTAAGTCAGTTGGAGTAGCAAACACGTTCTTCATTCTAGGTATTGCTTATTTTGCAGTCATGACATTATCATCACTTTATTTGGAAAAACCAGAAGAAGGCTGGCTGCCGGCTGGATTTAAAGAGAATGTAGAAAGCGGCAAGGTGAAGATTAAGAAAGATCTTTCACAGCTTACGGCAAATGAAGCCGTAAAAACAAGACGTTTCTATTATCTGTGGATCATGTTATTTATCAACGTAACGTGCGGTATTGCTATTCTTTCTGCAGCAAAACCACTTGCAGAAGAAAGTATAGGGCTAACAACAGCGGAAGCAGCAGCTCTTGTTGGGGTATTAGGTTTGTTTAACGGTTTTGGACGTATCGGCTGGGCATCAGTATCCGATTATATCGGACGGCCTAACACATACACAACGTTCTTCGTATTGCAGATCGCTCTATTTTTCTTTTTGCCGCAAACATCATCATCGATTCTTTTCCAAGTGATGCTAGCGGTCGTTTACACGTGCTATGGAGGAGGATTTGCCTCTATCCCAGCCTTTATCGGCGATTTGTTTGGAACGAAACAAGTTGGTGCGATTCATGGTTACATCTTAACGGCTTGGGCAGCAGCAGGTCTTGCGGGTCCACTTTTCGCTGCTTGGATTAAAGACACTACGGGTTCGTACGCAAACAGCTTAACGTTCTTCTCAGGCTTGTTTGTTGTCGCTCTTGTCGTCTCAATTTTAGTCCGCTTTGATATGAAACGGCTAGAAGCGAAACAAGAAAAGTCAGTGGCGTAA